From the genome of Tachysurus vachellii isolate PV-2020 chromosome 2, HZAU_Pvac_v1, whole genome shotgun sequence, one region includes:
- the tbcc gene encoding tubulin-specific chaperone C, which produces MDEMSTDLCTDDAVKIPESILRRDQARLEELERRKHAKESQAVTEEKIGYFRATFSAKETDVQGLISSCTQTDHQKVLEEATNKIQHLRKFLNDSTVFLTQYELRQAQESLQKLQGSIDEKRAEVMPKKKFAFRTRTAGASQQPSVTASSTEGKLHTDPVVDSEITAEQCCFSNIHNEIIIKHSEEIQQRDVLLSHLTNCKVRLYGSPSTVHIKHVSGCQILCGPVSSSVFIDECKDSTLVLACQQLRTHNTTLTQIYLHVTSRAIIEDCHEISFAPFNWTYHGLDDDFKVSGLDPKRNNWSEVDDFNWLAAGTPSPNWAVIPESERKSCWDTAEPTA; this is translated from the coding sequence ATGGATGAAATGTCAACGGATCTGTGTACGGATGACGCTGTAAAAATCCCTGAAAGCATTTTACGCCGTGATCAGGCGAGATTGGAAGAATTAGAGCGCCGCAAACATGCCAAAGAGAGCCAGGCAGTTACGGAGGAAAAGATCGGTTATTTCAGGGCTACCTTTAGCGCCAAAGAGACTGATGTTCAGGGCTTGATATCAAGCTGCACACAAACTGACCATCAGAAGGTTTTAGAGGAGGCAACCAACAAGATTCAACACCTCCGAAAATTCTTGAACGACAGCACGGTATTTCTCACCCAGTACGAACTGAGACAAGCACAAGAATCTCTCCAGAAATTGCAAGGCTCCATAGATGAGAAAAGAGCAGAGGTAATGCCCAAAAAGAAGTTCGCGTTCAGGACCCGTACTGCAGGGGCGAGTCAGCAGCCCTCAGTCACTGCGTCCAGCACTGAAGGAAAACTACACACAGATCCTGTGGTGGACTCTGAGATCACTGCTGAACAGTGTTGTTTCTCAAACATCCACaatgaaataataatcaaaCACTCAGAAGAGATCCAGCAAAGGGATGTCTTGTTGTCTCACCTGACCAACTGCAAGGTGAGACTTTATGGCTCCCCGAGTACCGTGCACATTAAACATGTGAGCGGTTGCCAAATCCTCTGTGGGCCTGTGTCCAGTTCAGTTTTCATTGATGAGTGTAAAGACTCCACTCTGGTACTGGCTTGTCAGCAGCTGCGAACCCACAACACCACGTTGACTCAAATATACCTCCATGTCACAAGCAGAGCAATAATAGAGGACTGTCATGAGATCTCTTTTGCTCCTTTTAACTGGACGTATCATGGACTGGATGATGATTTTAAAGTGTCTGGATTGGACCCCAAAAGAAACAATTGGTCGGAGGTGGATGATTTCAACTGGCTTGCTGCTGGAACGCCTTCACCTAACTGGGCTGTAATTCCAGAGTCTGAGAGAAAATCTTGCTGGGATACTGCAGAGCCAACAGCATGA
- the bicral gene encoding BRD4-interacting chromatin-remodeling complex-associated protein-like: protein MMDDEDDRRLLDFIGDVQALNDYLHGSNSKSIEEDDLTNAAYESATSFFSNTTVGSDEGLGEAGESGLSSSLQFIENELEHGVSPSDRVDLGSEDQPFDILQKSLLEADITEQTLAEEALLDSQPALCPAANFSGGLGGVSGTGLMAPMPVAGAQPQAFIHQVPQLPLPNGQAGHIQLVSSLNGNTPPMMTIKSLERPQILLRPGGNTVMGSAGQGTAFVPSTPGQISVPFNKGPIQLQNIIIQRGPVPQSLVRPIQPKALQAGGQTVYNISNLGIQPNTTTIASPANAIAYTANGSPQTTQQVNVVSQGTSIVVHSSFGQQGQPQVQANLSQGQFLLPSGSTVHGLQAVNGQVLQNNTQVGDPSLTSTTTYSILTNQNTAVQIIAGQNFATGGRMIVNQGMVGTGQIGQASPTGVMQVTQRPGVSAKVWTANPSPTPTAVQALQAPNRLTMVNSSGQPLQTHLQISVSPGQRLLVPVGQNNTDSSHTAVQETQFQRQQQIPVNQDSTLPKQKAQTQLVNLLGTKGVKTPANQEFLLLSTSKIPENQQLSRGGMVLEQLRRDHTRVLSPEYTPFTSINDVLDRLLPYHVFQGEPPCEEDFAKVDEEFEAASTQVLMRTQSMVNKYRRLLMVEAERSSPSSEIVMIDRTFNQEERNNLTQDKRMVLVDPDGFLEEFCCGPKNLTSNSEAMDSDGLEENTIFMETSPSQDTSHIQGYRERTECHIKPAYRTEAYSAFEDPGGGGHEETFSKNNLDMKKMKSNIISSSSSQHHQHIHPAHYSTSPSHSQHSSGNFYPSEQLQSFEHGHVQLSDTDSVLEAAVNSILDC from the exons ATGATGGATGATGAAGACGATCGCCGTCTTCTGGATTTTATTGG GGATGTACAAGCTTTAAATGACTATCTTCATGGCTCCAATAGCAAATCG ATAGAAGAGGATGACCTGACAAATGCAGCATATGAATCTGCAACCTCATTTTTCTCAAATACCACG GTTGGCTCTGATGAAGGACTTGGTGAAGCTGGTGAATCTGGACTTTCCAGCAGCCTTCAGTTTATTGAAAATGAGCTTGAACATGGTGTCTCCCCTAGTGACAGGGTTGATCTTGGTAGTGAGGACCAACCTTTTGATATTCTCCAGAAATCTTTATTGGAGGCAGATATCACGGAACAGACATTGGCCGAAGAGGCGTTGTTGGACTCTCAACCAGCGCTGTGTCCTGCTGCAAATTTCTCTGGAGGACTTGGAGGTGTTTCAGGAACTGGACTAATGGCCCCAATGCCTGTAGCGGGGGCACAACCTCAGGCTTTTATTCATCAAGTTCCCCAGCTGCCTTTACCAAATGGACAAGCAGGACACATTCAGTTAGTGAGCTCTCTTAATGGAAATACTCCCCCCATGATGACTATCAAGAGCCTGGAGCGCCCTCAGATACTCTTGAGGCCTGGTGGAAATACAGTGATGGGCAGTGCTGGTCAGGGTACAGCTTTTGTTCCATCTACACCCGGGCAGATATCTGTTCCCTTTAATAAAGGGCCAATACAGCTgcagaatattattattcagaGAGGCCCTGTACCACAGTCTTTGGTCAGACCTATTCAGCCCAAGGCCCTCCAGGCAGGTGGACAAACCGTGTACAATATAAGCAATCTAGGGATCCAACCCAACACCACTACTATTGCAAGCCCAGCCAATGCTATTGCATACACAGCCAATGGATCGCCACAGACTACCCAGCAGGTAAATGTTGTGAGTCAGGGCACCAGCATAGTAGTTCATTCTTCCTTTGGACAGCAAGGACAACCACAGGTCCAGGCCAATCTTTCCCAGGGGCAGTTTTTGCTACCCTCTGGCAGCACTGTCCATGGGCTCCAGGCAGTGAATGGGCAGGTTCTTCAAAACAATACTCAAGTGGGTGACCCATCCTTAACTAGCACCACTACATACTCTATACTGACAAATCAGAATACAGCTGTGCAGATAATTGCTGGGCAAAATTTTGCAACTGGTGGGCGGATGATTGTGAATCAAGGTATGGTTGGTACAGGTCAGATTGGGCAAGCTTCACCTACAGGGGTAATGCAGGTTACTCAGAGGCCTGGTGTCTCAGCCAAAGTCTGGACTGCAAACCCATCACCTACTCCGACTGCTGTACAGGCTTTGCAGGCACCAAACCGTCTCACCATGGTAAATTCCTCAGGCCAGCCACTCCAGACTCATCTACAGATATCTGTTAGCCCAGGACAGCGTCTTCTGGTGCCTGTGGgacaaaacaacacagactcttcacacacagcagtccaAGAGACACAATTTCAAAGGCAACAACAGATACCTGTCAACCAG GACTCTACATTACCAAAACAAAAAGCTCAGACACAGCTGGTTAATCTTCTTGGTACAAAAG GCGTGAAAACTCCTGCCAACCAGGAATTTCTTCTCCTCAGTACTTCAAAGATACCTGAAAATCAGCAGCTCAGCAGAGGAGGAAT GGTTCTTGAGCAGCTAAGGAGAGATCACACCAGGGTCCTGTCTCCAGAATATACACCCTTTACTTCAATAAATGATGTCCTTGACAGATTGCTGCCCTATCATGTGTTCCAAGGGGAGCCACCCTGTGAGGAGGATTTTGCCAAAG TGGATGAAGAATTTGAGGCAGCTTCCACACAAGTGTTAATGAGAACACAGTCAATGGTGAACAAATACAGGCGTTTGCTTATGGTGGAGGCTGAG cggTCTAGCCCATCATCCGAAATAGTAATGATTGACAGGACATTCAACCAAGAGGAACGGAACAACTTGACTCAAGACAAACGAATGGTACTTGTAGACCCAG ATGGGTTTCTAGAGGAATTTTGCTGTGGACCTAAGAATTTGACCTCAAACTCGGAGGCCATGGATTCAGATGGTCTTGAGGAGAACACCATTTTTATGGAAACTTCCCCTAGCCAagacacatcacacatacaAGGATACAGAGAGAGGACAGAATGCCATATAAAGCCTGCTTATAGGACAGAAGCCTATTCAGCTTTTGAGGATCCAGGGGGTGGTGGTCATGAAGAGACTTTCAGTAAGAACAACCTAGAcatgaagaaaatgaaatcCAACATAATCAGTAGCAGCAGCAGTCAGCACCACCAACACATTCACCCTGCCCACTACTCCACATCTCCTAGCCATTCTCAGCACAGTTCTGGCAATTTCTATCCCTCTGAACAGCTCCAGTCATTTGAGCATGGTCATGTCCAACTATCTGACACTGATTCTGTGCTTGAAGCCGCGGTGAATAGTATATTAGACTGTTAg